The following coding sequences lie in one Paraburkholderia largidicola genomic window:
- a CDS encoding LysR family transcriptional regulator, with the protein MDLNALTLLVEIIDAGNLSEAARRLKMTRANVSYHLNQFEKSIGLQLVRRTTRRVEPTEIGLKLYEHGRAIRNSLLAAKESVSTLGESLQGRVRLSVPSGYGQLVMSAWLIDFKREYPGIVLDVMFENRVEDLLRDEVDIAVRVMSEPPQNLVARDMGPVRWVACASSAYAAQRGMPVELDDLRTAPIITSAVVGRQLRVAAYLRDERHEVLLEPGLISENFLFLRDAILAGLGVGLVPDYVVHDDIRRGDVVTALDPWRLSIFGTNMYMLYMPNLHHTRATSRFIEFMLDEARKAGRGAMPTRPALL; encoded by the coding sequence GTGGACCTCAACGCGCTCACGCTGCTGGTCGAGATCATCGATGCCGGCAATCTCAGCGAGGCTGCGCGCCGGCTCAAGATGACCCGCGCCAACGTCAGCTACCACCTCAACCAGTTCGAAAAGTCGATCGGCTTGCAACTGGTCCGGCGCACGACGCGCCGCGTCGAGCCGACCGAGATCGGGCTGAAGCTGTACGAGCACGGCCGCGCGATCCGCAATTCGCTGCTGGCCGCGAAGGAATCGGTATCGACGCTCGGCGAAAGCCTGCAAGGCCGCGTGCGCCTGTCGGTGCCGAGCGGCTACGGGCAACTGGTGATGTCGGCGTGGCTGATCGACTTCAAGCGCGAATATCCCGGCATCGTGCTCGACGTGATGTTTGAGAATCGTGTCGAAGACCTGTTGCGCGACGAAGTGGACATTGCCGTGCGCGTGATGTCGGAGCCGCCGCAAAATCTCGTCGCGCGCGATATGGGGCCGGTGAGATGGGTTGCGTGCGCATCGTCCGCGTATGCCGCGCAACGCGGCATGCCGGTGGAACTCGACGACCTTCGTACCGCGCCGATCATCACGTCCGCCGTAGTGGGCCGGCAACTGCGCGTCGCCGCGTATCTGCGCGACGAACGGCATGAGGTGTTGCTGGAACCCGGCCTCATCTCCGAGAACTTCCTGTTTCTGCGCGACGCGATTCTCGCCGGGCTCGGCGTCGGACTCGTTCCGGATTACGTGGTGCACGACGACATCCGGCGCGGCGACGTCGTCACGGCGCTCGACCCGTGGCGGCTCAGCATCTTCGGCACGAATATGTACATGCTGTATATGCCGAATCTTCACCATACACGCGCGACGTCACGGTTCATCGAGTTCATGCTCGACGAAGCGCGCAAGGCGGGACGCGGCGCCATGCCGACCCGACCCGCTCTTTTGTAG
- a CDS encoding organic hydroperoxide resistance protein: protein MTRIDNVLYTGKVHTTGGREGAALSSDGRLDIKLSTPGGNGTGTNPEQLLGAGWSACFIGAMGGAARALKISLPADTSVDAEIDLGTTDNAYFIQARLTVSLPGLPRDVAQEVVDRAHQTCPYSKATRGNIGVTITLV from the coding sequence ATGACACGTATCGACAACGTACTGTACACAGGCAAGGTTCACACGACGGGCGGCCGCGAAGGTGCCGCGCTTAGTTCCGACGGTCGCCTCGATATCAAGCTATCGACGCCGGGTGGCAATGGCACAGGCACGAACCCCGAGCAACTGCTCGGCGCCGGCTGGTCGGCATGTTTCATTGGTGCGATGGGCGGCGCTGCGCGCGCGCTGAAGATTTCGCTGCCGGCCGACACCAGCGTCGATGCCGAAATCGATCTCGGCACCACCGACAACGCATATTTCATTCAGGCACGTCTGACCGTGAGCCTGCCCGGCCTGCCGCGCGATGTGGCCCAGGAAGTGGTCGACCGTGCGCATCAGACCTGCCCGTACTCGAAGGCGACGCGCGGCAACATCGGCGTCACCATCACGCTCGTTTAA
- a CDS encoding MarR family winged helix-turn-helix transcriptional regulator: MTSDHRRDASSNVSRKIAQSCLLTRTRQISRVLTAIYDEALRPFGVNASQFTLLVLIMEFGPLSRATLGRKNHHDRSTLTRNLQPLIAQEWVVEGMPGDDGRSRPLSLTAQGKALLHDAASAWSAAQSKAQSLLGEAGANALMGIAGELPHRGG; encoded by the coding sequence ATGACTTCGGACCATCGGCGCGACGCCTCTTCCAATGTCAGCCGGAAGATCGCGCAAAGCTGCCTGCTCACGCGCACTCGGCAGATCTCAAGAGTACTGACGGCGATCTATGACGAAGCGTTGAGGCCCTTCGGCGTCAACGCTTCGCAATTCACGCTGCTGGTGCTGATCATGGAATTCGGACCGCTCAGCCGTGCCACGCTCGGGCGCAAAAACCATCACGACCGCTCGACGCTCACGCGCAATCTTCAGCCGCTGATCGCGCAGGAATGGGTCGTCGAAGGCATGCCTGGCGACGACGGCCGCAGCCGCCCTCTTTCGCTCACGGCGCAAGGCAAGGCCTTGTTGCACGACGCCGCGTCCGCGTGGTCGGCGGCGCAATCGAAGGCCCAGTCGCTGCTTGGCGAAGCGGGTGCAAACGCGCTGATGGGCATCGCGGGCGAGTTGCCGCATCGAGGCGGCTGA